The Zingiber officinale cultivar Zhangliang chromosome 9A, Zo_v1.1, whole genome shotgun sequence genome window below encodes:
- the LOC122019271 gene encoding uncharacterized protein LOC122019271, whose translation MSEAQDRQKSYADRRRRPLEFFVDDHVFLRVSPTKGVRRFGLKGKLAPHYIGPFHILERIGEVAYRLSLPPSLAGVHDVFHVSMLRKYVPHPMHILTDVSITLQPDVTYEEVPVRILDRKERQLRNKTIRLVKVGWEHHSDDEATWELEDDIRAQYPHLFNEERENVRYGKVGRIVWIEVLLWQWLAVKGSITIPAAVFHSGNISFVEALDYRFDNESCAECGDQI comes from the exons ATGTCAGAAGCTCAGGACCGACAGAAAAgctatgcagatcggagacggaGGCCTTTGGAGTTTTTTGTGGACGATCATGTGTTCCTGCGAGTGTCTCCTACCAAGGGAGTTAGGAGATTTGGATTGAAAGGGAAGTTAGCTCCTCATTACATTGGACCCTTTCATATACTTGAGAGGATTGGTGAGGTAGCATATCGATTGTCACTGCCACCTTCACTTGCCGGGGTgcatgatgtatttcacgtatctatgttgaggaaatACGTACCACACCCTATGCATATTTTGACTGATGTATCGATCACCCTTCAGCCAGATgtaacatatgaggaggttccagtgcGGATATTGGATCGCAAGGAACGCCAGTTGCGAAACAAGACAATCCGATTGGTCAAGGTTGGATGGGAGCATCATTCAGATGACGAAGCAACCTGGGAGCTGGAGGATGATATCCGAGCGCAGTACCCTCACTTGTTTAATGAAG agagggagaatgtgagatacggCAAA GTTGGGAGGATTGTATGGATTGAGGTATTGTTGTGGCAGTGGCTTGCTGTGAAGGGCTCGATCACAATTCCAGCAGCTGTTTTTCACTCGGGAAACATCAG CTTTGTGGAAGCATTGGATTACAGGTTTGATAATGAATCCTGCGCTGAGTGTGGGGATCAGATCTGA